The Lynx canadensis isolate LIC74 chromosome A2, mLynCan4.pri.v2, whole genome shotgun sequence DNA segment AATGTTTTCCCACAAATCATTTTCAACTCATTAACActaaaattactttaaagaaagatttcccccaattctttaatttttaacactACTCACAACTCAGTGACATCCTCCAGTACCATATCTGAAATTTggtgttaagaaaataaatagaccaGGTTGAATTTACTCTGGCTTCTGCCTTTATTCAGTTTTAGTTACAATGTTTAACATAATAGCTCAAATGCAAAATACATGTCAGTGGTAGGAACTTTATCTTCTTTCAGTATATGCACCTCTTAAAACACTATCACAAGTTCCCtgagaataaatttttattataataatcaGTAAGAATTGACTGTTGATATTCTTACTTCTGTCcttaaatactgaagaaaaacccacaccaccaccaccttttAAAAGGATACTGACAAAGTCATCAAATCCCAAAAGTGTGCCAACAATCTCTTTATCACTCTTCATCACAATGTGAATTCTTGATCCTATACATTTGTCCACAagttctatattaaaaaaaagaaagaaagaaagaaagaaagaaagaaagaagaaagaaaaaaagagggggtagagaaaaaaagattattttaccattacttcaacaaatatttaactgTCTACTGGCACTTGTTCCTTGCATGCGGTGAAAGATAAACCGGGAAAAGTATTCATTCAAAAATTGTACATCTTATACTACATAGCTCTGTTGCATAATCAACAGAAAAATTTTCTGTATTCACTACTTACCTCTCCTTTGTTGAAATTTATCACAGTCGTGGTTTTATGTTATTGTAGGTTGTTTGATTAACCTATGAACCTCCTCCCCCTCAGAGCCTAAACCCCGTTTTGGCATGTCTATTTCCCCAATGGGCAATGCCTGACATATACTAAGTATTCAAAAAGAGTCTGtcgaatgaagaaatgaaaacttttaaatcatGGACACCTCCGATAACTCAAATGAACCCTTTAGCTACAAAATACTGGAAGAGAGAGGCACAACCGTCTTTACCAGAGATTTCTTCCTGTCATTATTTCTGTGCTCTGAACGCAGTTGAGTTTAGCTGACTTAGCATTACTTGgcatgatgtttatttatttgtccagTGTTCTATCTCTTCCAATGCTATGTGCTATCTGAAACCAATGGATGTGATTTAAATTTGCCGAATAGTGCCCAGCCATTGCGTCTAGTGCACACAGGCTCAGTGACAAAACTAGTTTCCAGATCTCCCTTTTAGGCTCATTCCAGACGCCAGTGCTTCTCTCAAGAACTAGCCAGACTAACTGCAGGGTCTAATCCGGAGCCTAAATACCAAGTTGAGGAGTGGGTAGGATACCCATGACTGTAGAGGCGAGCCCACAACAAAGAAGGCCGAGGACACATTCACTAACTGTGGACCTTTTTGGGTGACGGTTTGGTTGGGGAGTCACAAGTTCCCGCCTCAAGAACTCCTACCACGCTTAAAAGGCATGAGCAGTTGGGGAAAGCAGAGACTTGGGAGCTTAGAAACCAGCCCCGGAAAAGTAAAGCAGTTGTTCCGACACAATTCCCTAACACTCGGCTAAGGGCTACTTCGGCTGCAGACCCTCGGCCCCCAATGCTTAGCTTGAGCTCTCCGGGTCCCCCTCCATACAGGACAACGATTACCTAGAGGAAGCAGCTGCGACGGGTTAGTAGTAGCGTTCGCCGCCATGGCTACGCCGGAAGTGGCCTGCGTGCATCGACGTTAGGACGGCGAGTTTGAAAGAGCGCGCTTCCGCTCTCACCCCCAACCCGCGCAGTCCGGGTAGGCTCTACCAATCTGAGGCCGAACATGCGATCCAGCCAGTCCACGCGAGTCGAGCCCAGTCAGTTCTTTCCGCGGTCCTGAGAGCTCGGGAAGTATTTCTGTCCAAGGGAAGTGGTGCGGCCTCAGCAGATATCTGCATTCCCCAGGCAGTTTCCGACAGACTTTAAAGGTACTGCCTTGTGAATAAATTCTTCCTGAACCTGAAAGGTTTTGCAAATTAGGAAAACCTTTGAGTCGTCTTATTTTATCCTATAAAGTTGCATCTCATCTCAAGTCAGGATCTTTTGTCGGACCAAATCAATTCGTTTTTCCCGCCACCAATTCACTGTTACAATTTTTgtaaaaactgttttctaaagaatCAACCGCTTTTAAAAGTCCAGTGAATTGAAAACCCACAaccagcatttatttttaacttttctagggtggaaatttaaaataccttttctttttctttctgctactttatttaatttataggagtctaatttattttagactttgtatTCACTTTCAACAGATACTTACTGTTTTGTCTAACAAGCAACCACCAGATGTCACTCTTTGTTAAGGCCATCACACCTAGAAAACCTTAATGCTTTTTaacttgttttgaaagaaaattttttttacatttatttatttttgagagagcgcaagcggaggaggggcagagagagaaggagacaaagagtctaaagcaggctacaggctctgagcaagcattcagcacagagcgggatgcggggctcgaactcactaatggtgagatcatgacctgaacctaagtcagacacttaaccccctaagtcacccaggcacccctgcacttgttttgaaaagaatagaaagcagACAAATTCTCTGCcttaagtctgttttgtttgtgtcCCAGGAACTTAAAGCCGAGGAGTCTAAACAGGAGAGAGCAGAAAGAACATCACTCATTCATACAACAGATAGTTGTGATGCAGCCATCATTAATAGTGTGCATTAGTTACACACTAGTTGGCATTTCGCTGAgtataaaatttacaaaacagaATTACAAGGTCTTCCCTTGTAGGAGCTTaaggatgaatgggggaggaagaTTACTAACAAACATTATgtacaagaaacaagaaatttaatacaaattaaattatagcaatataatataaaaaatatataaagcaaatccTAGAGAACTAGAGATCGTTGGTATGGTTTAAGGCAAATATCAACAAGAAGGCTTCAGAAGTAGATGGGTCCTTCAGTTCAAAGCTTCCTAGGGTTCAGCCTTCTAAATAACAAGCCAGTTCTGGCTTTTTTGCATTTCATAaatactgagcacttactatgtgccagaaaactttcaaatacacTTAATCCTAATTTTTATGACTATCCTGTAAGACAAGTGTTCAAATGGAGTTCCTCATACtcacagaggttaaataacttgcccactGGTCACATAGTTTGGGAAGTTTCACAAAGGAATTGACAGAAGGTTAGTCTTAGGAGATAAGTAAGAATTGGGTAGGCAGAAAAGGGGTAGAAGCAGCATTCCAAACAGAGGGAACACTGTGTGCAATTGGCATATGTCCACCACCAAAACTCTTGCTTCACTTTTATGTAAATCTTAACATACTTCCTCTAAGTTTGAGGTAAAACTCTTACCTTCCCAAATGTTTTCCctattacttcattttattttattggactTAACGATGTTCTGCTACCAAATTATGGTAAAATGCtgctcatccttcaaaaccccgCTCaaaggtacctgggtggttcagtcggttaagcatctgactcttcatttcagttcaggtcatgatctcatggttcatgattttgagccccgtgttgggctctgtgctgacagcatggagcctgcttgggattctccccgcccccttctctgcccttccccagctcatgctctctctctctcaaaataaataaacattaaaaaaaaaaaaaaaaaagaccctgctCAAATGTGACCGCCTCTGTGAAGCTTTTCTGACTTGCAGACTTGATAGGCTCTTTCATTGTCCCATGACAACTTCAATAGTTCTCAGAAGGCTCTCAACATATTCTCCTATAATTATCTTTGCAGAGGGTTACCTCCCTCCCCAAAGACTCTGGAGTTCCTCTATGTCAAGAATTTTGGGAAGCTATAGAGTACAGTAATTAAATTCATTGgttctgaggggtgcctgggtggcaaggttcattgagtgtctgactcctgattttggctcaggtcataatttcagaGTCATGGGATGTAGACCCAAGTTGGGTtccttgtggagcctgcttgggattctctctctctctctttctctctttccctctgcctcactcccctgctctctctctgtctctcaaataaataaaatgcaaaaaaatgtatatatatttttaattcattggtTCTGAAATTACATGACTGTGGTTCAAATCCTTTCCCTACCACAATTCCTTCTAGTTAATTTGACCttcagcaagttatttaacataagTGTCAATTTACCCACTGGAAACAAATGAGGATGATAGTATCTACTttaggattgttgtgaagattaaatgaaatgatccATGAAAAGTGACCAGCTGAGGACACAGTGCTTATTCATTAAATGTGAGCTATTATTGCTTATCTTTATTTCCTAATACTTATTAACATGATGGGTGGCTTCGAGTGAGTGCTACAAACGCTAGCATTGCTGGCTGGCTTCACATATATCTTGTTTTTATAACCAGACATagacaatggggggggggggggcagaggaagagggatagagaatctcaagcaggctctatgctgtcagcacagccgcacttggggctcgatcccacaaaccatgagatcatgacccgagctgaaatctagagttcaACACTTAACGgacaaaccacccaggtgccccttaaatttctttttaaatttcttttgatgcACTGTGCCTATCACAGTTCCAGGTACACTGTAGGGTCTAATGAATGTTCTTTAAATTGATTCCATTTATTCATCCCCATCAATATCCTCCTTAACCTTCATAGGATTCTAAAGACAAAGTAATGCCAAATTTGTTTGTGACACCCTTTCcttccctggttttcttttctatttctatccttgttttgttttcacgaTACCATAATGAGAATAGGGACCAAATTCAAGACATTGTCCCTATGTGATAAAGTTTACAATTCAGGAAAAATTTGCTTTGAGAAAGTCAATACTTTAAGTTTTCCATTAGCAATTTTCAATACTAttgataaagaataaagaaagtctctttatactctgaaaaaggaaatatggTTCATTTACACAGTAGAGTTAACGGGGATTGCTTTagagtggttttattttatcatgttcTCTCTTGAGGcaagaggcaaaaacaaacaacagtccAATTCCAGATGGagagttcatttttaatgaacttaaaaacatgTCATAGCTCTGTGTCTCCAGGGTTTTTCCCCCCTTAGCCCTTACTTACAGAGCTAACATAAAATAGAATCTATAAttcatcataaaatatatataaccaaaaGAGGCTCTTCAACTTACTACGTGTTCAGaaaaacttttctaatttttctcctcTAGATAAATGTtatcataaaaatacaaacaaaagttTCCTTTCAGAATAATGTTCAGAAAGTATTGTTATCTCAAATTACTCACAATCTTGATAATAttcttccaaaattttaaaataagagaaatttctgggttttttttctcaataGATATTTGTCCTTAAAAACAGTATCTTGTTAGTGAATTCATTCTATATTAATACAACTTATTCAAAAACCAAtataaggggcccctgggtggctcagttggttaagcattcgactcttgatttcagctcaggacatgatcttaaggtcatgatctcatggttgtgagaccaagccccacatctggctctgtgatggaagtggaacctgcttaagattctctcactccctctccttctgcccctcccctgtttgtgtgagCTACTGctctctcattcttaaaaaaaaaaaaaaaacaaaacaaaaaaaaaaaaaaaaacccacacacaatgTAAAagctattctaaaattttttgatgtttttgttttgttttgttggggagagagacagtgcaagcaggggaggggcaaagagagagggagatacagaatccgaagcaggctccaggctcggagctatcaacacagaacctgatgtggggctcaaactctggaactgtgaaatcatgacctgatccgaagttgacgctcaactaactgagcacctaggcacccctaaaaattattattctagATGGACCAGTCTGTATATTTAGAGTTGGAAAAAAATTCTGCAAATTCCCTTGCTCATTTTCTCTCCCGAATTTCCCAGTaacatactttttaaacatttaagcaACCAAATAGTTCTGAATAAATGATGTAGTCTTAGTTGGATTGTCTAGGATGCAAAGTGATATTTATAAAGCTGTTACTGGGTCTCCTGCACAATGAATTAAACAATTGGTGTTCACTGCAGGtgtaaagtttttttgttttgtttttaaatatttatttatttttgagacagagagagacagagcatgaacaggggaggggcagagagagagacacacagaaccggaagcaggctccaggctctgagctgtcagcacagagcccaacgcagggctcgaactcacagacagtgagatcatgactgagctgaagtcggatgcttaactgagccaccaaggcgccccaggTGTAAAGTTTTAAGATGCCCTGcccttaaatctttttaaaaagtttgttcaattggggacacctgggtggttcagtcggttaagtgtctgacttgggctaaggtcatgatctcaaagttggctacagctcagagcctggggcctgctttagattgtttctctctctctctctctctctctctctctctctctctctctctctctctctctctctctctctctctctctctctctctcttaccctgcccctcccccactcatgctctgtctctctcaaaaataaataaatgtttaaaaaaaataaaaaagattgttCTAGTTTAATTTTGGCTATGCCAATTGTGGAAAATATTGagacagatgaaagaaaacagtaatatATTCTGCATACAAGGAATAATATAGTTTTACACATAGTTCTGAACCAACACCAAGAATATTGcaatataataaagaaatgaaaactttctatggtattttttttaaatgtttatttatttatttctgagagacagagactgagcaccaacaggggaggagcagagagagaggaagacgcagaatccgaaacaggctccaggctccgagctgtcagcacagagcccgatgcggcccgaacccacagaccgtgagatcatgacctgagccgaagccggacgctcaacagactgagccacccaggcgcccctctatagtATTTTTATTAGCATTAAAACACTcgtactgaggggcgcctgggtggctcagtcggttaagcggccgacttcggctcaggtcaagatctcgcggtccgtgagttcgagccccgcgtcaggctctgggctgatggctcagagcctggagcctgcttccggttctgcgtctccctctctctctgcccctcccccgttcatgctctgtctctctctgtctcaaaaataaataaaaaacattaaaaaatttttttaaaaataaaacacttgtaCTGAATCATAGAAAAATAACTTAATTACAGGAAGCCTactgtttttctcagttttacttCAATTAGAATGCAAGTTCTTAAATTACAAGGCCAGGAGTGTAAAATATCAACTGCCAACGTCTAAACTAAGGGATATGCACGAATAATGATAAACTTCACAGCCAATTATTGCAGTAATCTCAAATTCTATTTGAAGTAGTCCCCTACCTatcctttagtttttaaaaataaaattgaagtagTACAATACAGTCAGTAAGGAAATTAAGAATCCTGGTGACGATAGATGATATGTATTTTGTACTGACCAGAGTACTAAAcccagaaaaagaatgaaaataatatgtattttttaaaagatcggTACTGGAATAATCATTTACAGGTCTCCCTATAAACTTCCTTTATTGTCGAGGATCTCTTACTTCAGGCTTTAAAAGGCTTCCAAACTCCCATacataataaagaggaaaaaaatatataacgaaacaaaagaaaaaccctgGGTGAGCAAGTAATTTAAAGGTAAAATGCACAGGTATAGAGTCCCACTAATATGCCTCCCTGTTatcccagagaggggaaggaaatgaaCGAAGGAATTGgataatggaaagaaaacaaaaaaagatagtaaaaaaggaggaaagccaaggaaagagggaaagggcgGAGACTttaaggagaagaagagagggcaAAGGAGGAGAAAGTGCGTTAAGATCAAACGCAAGCAGTAGGGGATAGAAGAGCCGGATAACCCCGCAAGCCCCGCCCCCAACCtcgggccccccccaccccgcaccagGCCCCTCCCCGTCAGGTTCCCTCAGGGTCCTGCCCCGCCCTGCCTcgccggcggcggcggccgcgtcAGGTGACAGCCCGGAAGCAGCGGAAGCGGATGAGGGAAGCGCGGCCCCGGCCCTGGGGGCGGCGCGCAGCTGCAGGAGCTTCGGCCTCCTCCGGGCCACTGTGCGGCCCTCATGCGGCGCCCCTGCTGACACCTGAAGTCCGCCGCTCGCCGTCCTCCTCGGGACCGCGGGGTCGCCTGGCCCGCCGCCCTTGGCGGTTGAAGTCGTCGTCTTGCGGGCCCGCGGCGGCCGCCCATGGAGAAGTCCGGGCGGGGAGGCGATGGCGCCCCCCGGGGGCCTGTACTGCACATCGTGGTGGTTGGCTTTCATCACAAGAAAGGCTGCCAGGTGAGGAAGGGGCCTGAATCCGCTGAATCCCTGAATCCCTGAATCCCCCCCTGCGGTTCGTGCGGTCGCGCTCAGCCGGCGCCCACTTCCCTCAGCCCGCCTCCGTGCTGCCTTAAGCGCCCTCGGCCCATCTGATCTTGATACCATTCCTGCTCTAGCACTTGTCCCACGTGAAGCCCATCCCCCACAGTCCCTATTTCTCCTGCCCTGAAAATTGTGTTTTGAGCAGTCGAGGAGCTACGTGTTGGTATGTTGGGGTGGTAGGTGTTTAGGTTCTTTGGTGGAGTGGGAGGAAGGAATCGAAGGTCAACCCCACTCAGTTCCTCATTCATTTCTGCCTCCATTGACTTTCTGGATGTACACCCATTATGGGAGGCTTTAGAAAAATTCAGCACTTGGACTGCGTCTTCAAGGTAATGAACTCGGTGGGCTTCCACGCAAATGCCTCGGGTTGTTTGAAGCAGGCGGCGGCGTGGGAAAATCCACTTCTTTGTTTATCTGTGGAAGCCCTAGAATCCGTCGTGTTTGGGTGGTGTATTGACTCCTCCCCCGCTTCCCATTGGGCCTTGCTTTTGCTATTTGATCTTGTCCAAATCTTGCCTTTTGGTGAGAGATTGACGTTCAGTTGCAGTAAGAGAAAGTGTATTTATCTAGCAAAGAAATgtgcaaatataaaattatttttagcttcTTCACTGAAATAGTGAATAGGAACAATGGAACGTTTGCAGTATATGCTTTGGAGTCAAGGGaacaaaatagaagcagaatTATTTAATGAGCCCAAATACTGGAAGGCAATGATGTCATAATGTGCTAGTGAACAGGAAATTGAAATGCTTGAAGTATTAAACCTACTGACTGCTACGCCTAGGTAATGTAGCATTTCGTTTCTTGGGTTTCacagaaaatgtaacattttgaaaGACTTACTggcaaaatttaaatttgttagaGGATGATGAAATTGGAGTGAAAAATGgttgtgtttgtatgtgttctAACGACTGCTTGACTTTAAGGTATTCTTTATCTCTCAGGGAAAAGCATAGAAAGATACCAACGAGGATGTGGCCTTATTTAGTGTGGTGTTAAAAAAATTCCAGGCAGCAGcagaaatttgttgttttttttttttttaatgtggctgtgTATTTACAAGTAAATGGATGGATATTTGAGATTGTGCCATGGCATGCAAACAGTGTTCATTGGACTTTTAatgctttttcaaattttaattccagtttgacatagtgttatattagtttcagatgtacaatacaatgattcaacaattctctactcagtgctcatcactatAGGTAtaatcttaatccccttcacctgtttcacccgtCCCCTCCCACctacctctggtaaccaccagttccctatagttaagagagtgttttttttaaaaggtttgtgTCTTTTAtaccttgctcatttgtttcttaaagatttttttatttttatttatttaaaaaaattgtttttaacgtttattattgagagacagggcatgagcatgggaggggcagagagaggtggcgacacagaatccaaagcaggttccaggctctgagctgtcagcacagagcccgatgcggggctcaaactcacaaactgtgagatcatgacctgagctcaagttggatgcttaaccgactgaggcacccaggcaccccaagccagACTGAatgggacttttaaaaattaaaaggaaatattggtAGGAGAAAGAAtagaatcttttaattttttgctgtCCTATAAATTCAAGATTAATTATGTTTTATACCAGTTTTATTGTCAAAAGTAATATCAGTTGTACtcccagaaaggaaaaatgatttattttaggaaacaaaTGTAATGCTGTTTAGAAATTGAAGGAAACTGGACAACAGATTATGACATGAAGGAGGCACTTTGGGCTGAAGTGGCACACTAGGTGCCTTGGCATTTCACTGGATTCGTTAGGCTTTTGGTTGTAGCATTAAGGTAGTGGCAGCTGGTTTTGTTAAATGAACACTGTGCTGGAAATCAGGAGACCTGGATGACATCCTGGCCTCACAGCTTCATGACCTCCAGCAATTCcaaatcacttaatttttctgtaacattttttccTCTACCAGATTTCTTCATGAGAATTTTAGACCTGGCAAGGGTCCCTGGAGATCATTCTACTCCCATCTCCCTTAAGTTTACTGAAACCTGGAAAGGTTAAGCAACTTAAGAATActtagcagggcacctgggtggttcagtttgttaagcatcgggcttcagctcaggtcatgatttcacggtttatgagtttgagccccgagttagTCTGGCTCTCTctcgttagcacagagcctgcttgggatcctctgtccccctctctctctctgcccctccccactcatgtgctggcgtgttcgttttctctctctctctctctcaaaaataaacacttaaaaaaaatttagtatgaTATCAGAAAACCCAGAGCTGGACAATAGTTAATGCaataaaaacattcagaaaaactATTGCAATAGAGGAAAACAGACCTCGGTAT contains these protein-coding regions:
- the LSM5 gene encoding U6 snRNA-associated Sm-like protein LSm5; translation: MAANATTNPSQLLPLELVDKCIGSRIHIVMKSDKEIVGTLLGFDDFVNMVLEDVTEFEITPEGRRITKLDQILLNGNNITMLVPGGEGPEV